The Terriglobales bacterium genome includes the window TTGTCGGAGAGCTTTGATGGGCAGTCCGGAAGACTCGAGTCCGTTGGCGATGGCATCTCGCAGTTGATCGGCAAAGCCGACGCTGTCGCGACGTGAGGTTTGGTCACGCAGCACAACACCCACAGAGAGCCTGGAGCGCAATTGGTATGCAGATGCGTTGCGTGCCATCGCTTCCCGCACGACCGGCATGTTCGGCCTGTAGTGCTCCGCCTCGTTCAGGTACAGCCAGCCCATGCCGACTCCCGATCCCATGGGCTTGCTCAGATATTTCTGGGCTTGCTCGACGTAGTAGGCGCTGATCTTATCGGACAGCAGGTCACGCTTGAGCTTCATCGCCGGGTCTCGACTTAGGCGGCTGGCGCGCTCGAGCAGCTCATAAGCTTGCCTGACGGCATCTTCATCCGCGCGTCCCCGAATGGGAACGTGGATTTCTTGCAGCTTCTGCGCCCGCCGAAATGCGGCTGTAACAAAGTTCTTCTCCAGAGCGGCAAGCTGGTCGGTGACGTAAGGCTGCTGCGCGTCAGGCAAGTTCGCGAGAACTTCATACGCCTCGACGAATTGAGCTTTTTCGGCGTAGATGCGGCTTTGTGCAATCGCGCTCTGGGCCGCTTGCTTATTGTTGGCGTTATTCGACTGCAGCTCGGCGTTCTTGAGAGCGGCAGCAGCGTCCCGGCTGTCACTGCGTACATCGAGCGCCTTGCGAAACTCCGCCGCAGCCTGCTCCCACGATTGGTTTTTGCCGAATTCCTGGCCGCGGATAAAGTGGACGGTGTATACGGCTGAAACAACGGCGTCGATGCGGGGCGTCTCCGACGCAAACGAACGATACGGGCGGAGAGCTGCCATGGCTTCGTCGTAGCGCTTCGAGGCGAGTGACGCTTCGGCACTCTGAACAGCAGAGCCCAACTTACGTTGTTCAGTAGCGATCTCAGCATTTAGATTCACCGCGGAGGCATATTGAGGGTTTACTGCCAGCACTTGTTCGCTGTGCTGCTTCGCGGCAATCAACTGCGCATATCCGGTCGTATGCTCGGCTAGCGTCCTGCGATAGCTCTGCAGATTGCTGCGATCGGACTCAAGCAATGAATCCAGTTCTTTATTGATCTGCTCCTTGAGCCTGCGGGCAGGAGCGTAACCAGCTACGCTCTTTTCAGCGTTATCTGCTTGCTGCTGCGCGTCCTTCAGACGTGTGAGATCACCGCGAGCCGATGATTTTCGATACTCGGCGAAGGCAGCCTCCGCCGACTCCTCGTAAATTGCTGCCATCGCGTTTTTCGCGTCGACCGCGTGCGTTGAGGATCCATAGCGAACCAGAAATGCTTGCCAAGCCGAGGCTGAATGCGCTCGCTCGGCGGAGAGATACGCTGCGAGCTCGTCATCCGGAGCGGCGACAAACACCAGACGCACCCCAGGCTTAAACGGTGGAAGCCCCAGCCCTTGAGCTGACGCAGAGACAACGAGCCCTTGAAGTAGCGCCTGATCGGCCGCTTCAGCCGGAGTGAATTCCGCCTTCTTATCGAACTTCAGACTGCCCGGAACCACGCAGACGGGTTTCGAGTTGACGACCAGTCTGAGAACGCCATCGTCGCCGCGCTCTAAAGAACTCGCGCCGGCAAGCTGCGCTTTGAACAGCATCTCGTAATTGCGCTTGTCAATTCTCTTGACACCATCGCACATGCGCAGCTCGGTTTTGCCGTTCAGCGTCACTCCACTGATCTGCACGTACGCAGGTCCATCGGAAACGTCGAAGAGAGCGATCGCAGTCGTCCGCGTGTTCGCCGCCTGCATCGAGGTGGCGAAATAGCAGAGAGAAATTGCGCATGCGAATAGACGTAACAATTGGCTTGGCTGGCGGAAGTTTCTGAACACACGCCCGCATGCCTGAAATGTGCGGTATTTTTGCGAAATCATGCCGGAGTAAGCGCCTTCTGGGGAGAGTTCTGACGGTAGCATAGGGCCACACATGCTGGGTGTCTAAGAACTAAAGAGTCAAGCACTTAGGTAATCAATGAGAAATCGTCCTTCCTCGCTATTCTTGGGTTGGTAGAAGTACGCCCGCTCTTGGGTTGGTAGAAGTACGCCCGCGCCGTCCCCAGGCTCAGGCACCCTATGTTTCTGGATCAAAATGGATTCCTTGGAACACACGCCAAATCCGTTCGAGAAGCAAGACAAGGCTCAAGTAGACGAGCGTCCCAGCTCGAAAGCGGCGTTGTGTGTGCGGCTTTGGGAGTATCCCGGACCGCAAGAAAAGCTGCGTGACCTGGACTGTGCTGCCGACGAGACCGTTGCAGGGCTGATACGCAATGTATTCTCCGAAGGCCAGGGCAAAGTGTCCGAGGTGCGTGGAAGCACGCTCATTGCCCAATTTGAGAATCCCTTACGTGCACTAGCAGCGGCAAAGACGCTGCAAGTAAAGCTGCTCACTTTTCATAGAAATCCTCCAGCTTGCCAGATCGTTGCGGCCGTTATGGTCCATAGCACTGCGCAAGCCGCTCCTTCCAGTGCCATCGCAATTGGCAGCCCCCTGAGCGAGATCAACTCGGCTCAGATCCTAGTGAGCGAAAAGATCTACGAGACGGCGAAGAATATTCCTGGATTCCAGTTTTCCGTCAAACCATTTAGCCCGGCGGCTCAAGGCGCTGAAGCGCTCTACGAGCTGCTCTGGACCGATGAGTCAACCTATTCGCACGTACGCAAGGCCGGGCAAATCGAGAGCGTCAATCCAACGGCTGCGAACCGCTATCAACTTCAATCGGAACTCGGTCGCGGCGCGATGGGTATAGTCTACAAAGCCTACGACAATGTGATCGGACGCACGGTAGCGCTAAAGACGATCTCCATTCAGCGCAACTTCGGCGATGGCGTGGAATTGGTCGACCGACTCAAGATTGAAGCCAAGGCCGCTGGCGGACTCGATCATCCCAACATCATCACTATCTACGACATTGGGCAACAAGACGGCTTCGTGTATCTCAGCATGCAGTTCGTCGAGGGGCAAACGCTCGCGAATTTGCTCGACGCCGGCAAACTTCCTCCATTGGCGACACTGTTGTCCTATGCCGACCAGATGTGCAGCGCAGTGGGATTCGCCCACCAACGTGGCGTAATCCATCGCGATCTGAAGCCTGCTAATTTCATGCTGACAGCGGATGGGGTGGTGAAGGTTCTCGACTTTGGGATTGCCAAGTTTGGCGATACGAACATGACGCTAACCGGCGTCGTGGTTGGAACACCCACCTACATGGCTCCGGAGCAGGCGACCGGCAAGAAACTAGACCAGCGGTCAGATGTCTACTCACTGGGCACAGTCTTCTACGAACTCTTCACGCGGGAGAAGCCGTTTAAGGGCGAGATAGCCGCAGTCTTGTACAAGCTGATCCATGAAGAGCCGACTCCGCCTTCAGTAATCAATCCATCGCTGCCGAATGGCATTGATTTGATTATTCGCAAAGCGCTCGCGAAGAACCCCGCCGACCGGTATCAAAGCTGCGAAGAAATGCGCGACGCGTTTCGCGAGCAGGCTGCACTGTTGAAGTCGGCAATGGAGCCGCATGTCGCGGCCGAGCAAGGCACTCAACACGCTCCAGTGCAACCACGTCCGCTCAGTTCGACGCGAATGAAGGCAGTCGAGCCGCCACGCCGTCGTGCAAATCCCTTCGGCTGGCTCACCGTAATAGCGCTTCTGCTGCTCGTAGCGACGATAGGCTGGGCTCTGCACGTGAAATCGCGTACTGGATCGTTCCCTTCTGTTGCCGGAAGAACAATCACGATTACTCGAGTCGAGCCGAAGCCTGCGGTGGCTAACCAGTCTGCAGAAGCGACCTCGGCGACCGATACACAGGCGGGCACAACTGGTCCGCAAGCTTCCGATCCCAATGCAGACAGTACGAAAGCTGCGGCGGAAACGTCGCAGGCGGCCACGGATACAACTGCTGGAGCGCAACATGCAGGCGGTGTAACAGTCTTTGCACAGCCACCCGCGAGTGGCGATGCTCATGCGAGTTCAAGTCAGGGTGCAAATCCTGAACCGGCAACGGCGCCGCCAACATCGGTGCAGGCTCCTTCCACCGTCTCTGATAGCCCGAGGGTCCCAGTAGCGAAGAACAACGTAGCGAGCGCAAAGATCAACTCAGAGCAGGCGGCCTCCTCTGATGATGAGAGCACCACGGAAGCGCCTCTTTCGGCACCAGAGCGTCATGTCAGGCCGAGAATCGTAGACAGCCAGGAAGTGGAAGGATTCACTCGCAAAGATATTCCTGATCTCCTGCGCAAGGCCGATGCTGCCGCCGGAGCCGGCGATTATCCGCTAGCGCGTTACGAATACCAAATCGTTCTGCGCCTGGACCATCTGAATGCCGCCGCGCGCAACGGACTTGCCCGCGTTCGGGCAGCCCGCGAAGAACGGCTAGGCCGCTAGTGGATCGGGCGATCCGGAGGCGGCTGGAACGCTGTGTACATCTTCTGCACCCGATCGGAATATTGCTGCAATAACTCTTCCACTCGCGCATGTTCGCTAGAGCGCACGATCATACCCACGTGCCAGGGTTTTCGCATGCGCCACACAATCTCGGAATCTCTGAACTCTTCTGTACTCGGCCACTCTTCCTTGGCCAGTGAGATTAGTAATCCTGCAGCCTCCCGCTTCGGTTGTGGAGGAACATAACTTTCGTCTTCACCGGCGACTTCGATCTTCGCCCATTCGCGCCACAAATTCACGCCGGTTGCGGCCTCGATCAATTCCGCTATGTTCGCTCCCCCTACGCGAGCCGAAGTTTCCAGAAAGTAAGTTACTCCGTCTCGCGCAACGATGAATTCGCTGTGGGAGACGCCCCACACCAGACCGAAGGCCTGCAGCACACGCCAGTTCAGCTCGCACAATTCTTTACTCTTACGATCTGCAGGGGGCAGCGTCCGCGTGGTGAATACGCCACCTTGATGAGTAACCTCCATCGGCGGCGCGCCGTACTGGCTCACAATGCAGAAAAGCAGCTCACCATGAAATGTGATTGTGTCTACGTGATAGACCTGTCCCGGAACAAACCGCTCAAGCAGGTAGAACGAGCGATCGTCACCTAAAGCCTCTAGCGACTTCCAAAGCTCATTCTCGCTGGCGATTTTCTTCAGTCCGATAGCACCGGCCTGCGATCTTGGCTTCAATATCCACGGAGCCGGTACCGCGCGCGTGAAGTCGTGTATTTCGCCGTCGTTAAGTAATCGCACGAACTCGGGAACCGGCAATTTCGCAAACTTTGCCCGGGCACGCATGGCCAGTTTGTCGCGAAAGTAGCGAGTCGTGGTCTCGCCCATTCCGGGAATGCGCATGTGCTCTCGCAAACTCGCAGCCGTTTCGAGATCGAAATCGTCTAAAGGCACGATGCGATCGATCCTGCGATTTCGGGCCAGGTGACTTACCGCGAGAACCGTGTGCTGAACGTTCCATTTCTTTTTGACGTCGGGCATGTAGAAGATCTCGTCGATGCTCTCTGTCGGCCAGTTTGCCGTTTTCATCAGGCTTTCGGATGTGAGCAGCAGCACGGTGCATCCCTGGCGTTTTGCTTCACGCAAAAACTCATGCCCTTTTTCGTAACTTGCAATGCAGAGAACTGTGAGTGGACCAGCGGCAGACATGATGGGACGAATTCAGGCGCTCGCAGTGTACCGGATGCGACCGAATCTGACGACTCCGATCATCGGTAATAGACGGCCCGATCGGCGGTACCTTTCTAGGTCTGACTACGTCACCAAAAGGGATTACTCCCAGTTTGACAGCTTCCCTGTGCCAGCGGAAAATCACGTGCCACTTCCCCGAAATCCAATTCTCCTGGAAAGTCTTGAGGAAAGCCCTATGCGCTGGGTATTCGCACTCAGCCTGATTTGGTGTATAGCCATGTTTGTAGCGGTTGCTCTATGCCGAGCGGCGGGAGCGAGCGATGTTCACGAACGAGCGATTGATTGAAAGATAGCTTCTGAAATTACCAGTAGGCATCCCGCCTGCAAACGATGTCTTCGCTCGCCCGGGCAACGCAATTTTGGTCCCAACTCTCTCCGTGCATTCCCGCTTCGGCCGGTGTTTTGACGTAATCTTTTCTCCGGACGAGAATCATAAGGACCATGAATCGCGTGCTTGCAGTGGCGTTGTGTCTTCTGTGGAGCTCGATTTTTGTAGAGTTACGCGGAACTCAGTCGGGTGCTGTCACAGTGCCTGAGAATTCCGACGCACCCGCTTCCGGAATTCTCGTGGAACTCTTTACTTCTGAAGGATGCTCAAGCTGTCCGCCTGCCGACGAGCTCCTGCGCAAGCTCGACGCGCAGCGAACCATTGCCAATAGCCAGATCGTCGTCCTTGGAGAGCACGTCGACTACTGGGATCGAACCGGCTGGCGCGATCGCTTTTCTTCGCGTGATTACACGGATCGGCAGCAAGAGTATGCCGTTCGTCTCGGCGTTCCAGAGCCATACACGCCACAAATGGTGGTCGATGGGAAGCAGGAATTTGTCGGCAATAATCCGGGTTCGTTGGAGGCGGCGCTGCGGACAGCCGCCAACGCGCCGAAGACTTCTCTATCCATCCTTGCTGCCGACATCGACGGCAACAATCTCCTCCTGAAACTCAAGACCACTTCGCTCCCGCCGGACCACAAGCGTGGGGATCTGTACGTCGCAGTGGCGGACAATTCTGATGAGACTCAAGTTCACGGAGGCGAGAACTCTGGCCGTGCGCTGAGACATGTCGCTGTCCTTCGTAGTCTGCAGAAAGTGGCGAAGGTGGGGCCGGAAGGCCTGACCAAGGACGTCACCCTACGTTTGCCAAAGGACGTCGAAAAGAACAATTTACGGGTGGTTGCGTTCGTTCAGGAATCGGGAAATGGTAGGGTGCTCGGCTCTACGGTGAGGATACTCAGCCGGACAACTGCTACTCGGTGATCGCAGCTACGTTGTTAGCGGCGGCAATTGCTGCGGATTCATCAGGAATCTGGCCGCGTCCCGAGCCTTGCAGGAGGCGGTGGTGGATGCAATACAGCGCTAACTCAAGGCGGTCAGAGACGCCCAGCTTGTCATAGACCTTGCGCAGATAATTCTTGACGACCTGCTCCGTGGTCCCAATCTCGCTGGCAATTTCTTTATTGCGCATTCCCTGCGTGACGCAGGAGATGATGAGCAGTTCCTTATCCGAAAGCTTCGTCTTCGGTCGTGGCGAAGTAAGCTGCGCCGCCTGCGCCCGGTAGGCCTCGATCACCCAGTTAACGCTTTGATTATCGATCCAGGTCTCGCCCACGGCCACTTTCCGTACGCACTTGACCAACATTTCTGGAGCGATACTTCGCGGCAGCAGGCCGCGAACTCCGCGCCGGAAGTACTCCACTGTCGTGTCTTCATCGTTCTCCGGCGAGAGCACAATCACTTTCAAGTTCGACGCTCGCTTCAGCACTTCAGAGATCGCCTCAGGAGCATTGGGCGAAATGGCGCCCTCAAAAAGAAGGACATCTGCGGGAAACTTGGCGGCGGCGGCGAGAACCTGACCAAGATTCTCCGCCTGAGCGACGACGCGAATGTCGTCTTCCAGCGCAAAAATCTTTTTCGTACCGACCCGGTAGATGGCCTGAGTGTCGGCGAGAATTACCCGGATAGATGCTGCTGACGGCTGAGCTTCAACCGGAACTGCTTCAGTCCCATTCGAAGGTGCGGTTGGATCTCCTGGTCGCGCTGGCGCAGGTTTCGATAATGGTTTGGAGGCGCCGCTGCTGCTCATGGTGGATAAACGGACTACTGGGCGCGATCAAAGTGGTATTCATCGATCACTGCTGCCACAGCCGTCCTGTCGCCTTGTTTGGAGCAGCGTACCACACGTCCGGTGCATTTCACTACGACATCTGTTGCTGTGCCCAGTACGCTGGCGGGCATCGAAATCGTGAATTCGATGCTCGACCCAATATCCATGGCTGCGTCCATGTAAAAGAGCACACCGCCGGCCGAGATATCTTCCGTCTCGCCGGTGACGCCGCTCTGCTCAGCACGAACTTGAACTGGAAGCTTAAGCGGGAACCGAACTGAACTTCTTAACTCGTCCACGGGCTCTCCCTCTGCGTAGCTCTGGCTCACGTTATATCCCCCTGCCTCCCAGAGGTAAAAGTTACCAAAGTCCACGGCGGATTGCTCCAGATTCTCAGGGGAACATGCACCTTTGGAAGAACGGAGAAGTTACCCTGTCACGGATTAAAACTTTGTTAATTCTGTGAAATTAAAGCTGTTCACCTTCATTGCCGGCACCACCATATCGAACGATTCCTCACCACTGGCCCTAACTGAACCGCTCAACATTTCAACGTTTTGCAGCATATCGATCAAGCTTTGATTGAAGCGGAAATTGCGTACTCCGCCCTGCAGCTTCCCCTTCTCGATAAGGAATGTGCCGTCACGAGTCATGCCCGTCAGGATTTTCTCGTAAGGATCAACTTCGCGGATATACCACAGGCGCGTCACCAAGATTCCGCGCTGCGTTGACGTAACCATCTCGCCAACAGACTTTGCTGCCCCATTTCCTCCCTCGACAACAATATTCATAGGTGCATCACCGATTTCGTTTGGAAGCGGAAACCCGTGGCCGGTCGGGGCAATCTTGCCTATTTGGGAGGCTAAATCCGAGTCTTGCATCTTGCGTGCGGTAGCACGGCAGAACACTAAACCCCGAATAACGCCTTTATCGACCAGGGTCACCCGACGACGCGCTACGCCTTCACCGTCGAAGGTCGCTCCAGATTGAAGAGGATGGTACACGTCATCATGAATTGTTATGTTGTCCCCGAATAAGCGGTATCCAACCCTATTGTTCAGGAAGGAACGCTGTTCAAGGAGGGCTGTGCCGCCAAAGTCGAAGAACATGAACCCAAGCAAGTCGAGGACCGCTGCAGGTTCAAGAATTACCGTGTACTTCCCTGGGGGAACTTCTCGTGGACGAGTCGTGTGAGCGGCCTTCTCAGCGGCGACTTCGGCCAGGCGTTTCGGTTGCAGATTGGCAACATTGGGTGAGTTCGCCTTCTGCCAGCCGGAAGAATCATCAGCGAGCATCGTGATCGAGACCTCTGAACTCGTCTGACGATGAATCCTTGCCAATCCCCGCGAATTAAGCAGGGCTTCCATGCTCTCGGAAGACGAATAGATTCCTGCCGCAATCTGTTTGTGCTGCTTCGCCACACTGACAATCTGTTCCACAGCGGCAGCTCGATCCTCCGGCTTGATCGCCGCAGTCGCTCCGAAGTGCCGCTGAACAGGAGTCTCATTCCCCGCCTCGGCTGAAGATGGAACCGGCAACAAGTCAGGATCCCGCTCCTGCACACGGGCAATTTGTTCCGCTGACTGCACGGCTCGCTTCAGGTTCTCGTCATCCAGACGATTCGTGGTGGCCCGCGCAGTCTTGCCATCGAGAGCAACGCGAATCGAGATTACATACCCTTCTTCCGCGACATTCTGGTGAATCGTGTTGTTGGCGAAGCGCGTGAGCGCGCTGCGTCCGCCCGCGATGATCGCCTCAACCTCGTCAGCGGAAGAGAGTTTTTGAAGGCGCGAAAAGATATCGTGAATGCGTTCTTGGGAGAGCATGTTCGAAGTGAAGACAGAGTATCAAAAGGGAGTGTGAGGGCCGTTTCACGGTGAGGCGTATTCCTCAGCCGTCCTCGGGATTGTCGGTGTACGGAATACGCGCTGACAGGCGCGAAACTACCCTTTGTATACTGCTCTTCTATGTCCATGAAAGAGGCAGCGCACTGGGCGCTAGACACAGCGTTGAAGCGTGGGGCTTCGTATGTTGACGCCCGAATCGTCAGTGACCGTCAACGGGCACTCGCCACGAAGAATGGCAAAATCGGGCACGCATCCGACTCCGAGTCTCTGGGCATCGGTGTTCGGGTGCTGGTCAACAAGGCGTGGGGATTTGCCTCCACCGACAACCTTTCGCGCGAGTCTATCGAAGCCACGGCAGCACGAGCGGTTGAAATAGGTCGCTCTTCTTCGCGTGTGCAGGAGCATCCCATCCAGCTTGCTCCGGAAAAGCCGATAGTCGCTGAGTGGACCAATCCCTGCAAGATCGATCCTTTCAGTACATCAGTTGAACAAAACCTCGCCTTGTTGATGGCCTGCGATAAGGAACTACGCTCAGTGGAAGGAGTAACGCTGGCAGAGGCGCAGATGACTTTGCGTCGCTACGAGCAATGGTTTTATTCAAGCGAAGGGTCAGACATTCATCAGACGCGTTTCAGTACTGGCGTTGGCTATGACGCGTTCTCGTTCGCCGGCACCGAGATTCAGAAGAGGTCATACCCGAACTCCTTTGGTGGCCAGTACCAAAACAAAGGCTACGAACTGATCGACGAGCTGCGCCTGGTTGAAAATGCCAAACGCATCGGTGAAGAAGCGGTCGCTCTGCACAAAGCGCCGCAGTGTCCCGAGGGGCAGTTCACCGTGATCCTCGGATCGTCGCAGCTTGGACTGCAGATTCACGAGTCCATTGGACACCCCATCGAACTTGACCGAGTGCTGGGCATGGAGGCCAACTTTGCCGGCACGTCGTTCCTCACCATCGACAAGCTGCGCAACCTGCGCTATGGCAGCTCCGATGTGAACGTAGTCGCCGACGCAACTGAGCAACACGGTCCCGGATTGGGAACGTTCGCCTACGACGACGAAGGCGTTCCGGCACAATGCACCCCCATCATCACGAATGGAGAATTCACCGGCTACCTTTCGTCTCGGGAAACCGCGCACACCATCGGCGAGCAGCGCTCCAACGGAACCATGCGCGCAGAGGGCTGGAACCGCATTCCGCTTATTCGCATGACGAATGTCAGCATCCTCCCCGGCCAGAAGCCGCTTACGCTCGATCAACTAATCTCCGGCACAGACGATGGCATCTACATGGAGACTAACCGCTCCTGGTCCATCGACGACAAGCGCTACAACTTCCAGTTCGGCTGCGAAATCGGATGGGAGATCAAGGGCGGCAAGCTCGGCCGCATGTTCAAGAACCCGTCCTACTCCGGCATTACCACTGAATTTTGGAACTCTATGGATGCGATCTGTTCTCGCGACGAATGGCGCCTCTGGGGCACACCGAATTGCGGCAAAGGCCAGCCCATGCAGACCATGGGCACGGGACACGGCGCCGCGCCGGCGCGTTTTCGCAAGATTGCCGTCGGCAGCGCCTACAAGGGCACTTAGTAGAGTGCATCTCGCCCCCGATTGGGAGTCAGATGCGAAAATCCGAAACGGGAAGAAGAGGATGGACCACCCGCATCTTAAGACGGAGTTCGGGGCTCCATATGGTATCGAGGTTGACGGCGATCTACGATTTCCTTTTGCATAGCTTGCTCGACCATGCGCTCAACCTGAGGCATGAAAGGCTCTGGGTTGAGAAGCGCAACCTTGCCGCCACTGTGTCCTAACTGCAGAGCGACTTCGTTCCACCGTAACAGCGGAGAGGTGACAGGAATGTGAACCGACTCGCGAGCGGGCTCCGGCTTAAGGAGATATCCCACCCAGATCAGTAGGGAGGCGGAGTACGCCATCGGGAGCAATTGTGACCACAGCGGGATCTTGCTGAGATGGGAGCTGCTTAAAGCCGTATATAGGAGAATTGTGCAGAATGCATCGAACCCGAATCCGAGTGCGAACCCAAATACTCGGTTCCTCATGGAAAGCCCCAGGTGCTGAGAGCCGATGAACAGAAAAATCAGCAAGGCACACTGCAACACGCCGACTATTCGCTCGAAGTCATGGACACTCGTCGATAACCAATGGTGGGGGGCTCCAGCCGACGATGCGGGATTGCTGACGAACACCACCAAGCCGACGAACAAGATTGACCCGCCAGCCCACTTGAACACTATCTTCGCCAAATCCTGCAAGCCCGCGAAAGGTTTGAATGCGGCACAGAAGATCTCATAGAGAACCGCGATGGCAGCCATGTTTGCCAGCGCCGTCCCCACCCAGTACACCGAATAGTAGGCCCAGGATGACAATCCAAATTTGCGATAGCAGAGAAAGCGAACCGCATCAAGCAGAGTGAGAAACAGGAGGTAAGAAGCAAAGAAGGTAAACTGATTCAGCAACTTACGCCGATACAACAAATAGACACAAAGCAGCTGGAGAATCGGGCAGGACAACCATATCAGAGCTGCTTGAAGTGTCAGACCGGGCATCGTCCCCTTGGTTTTGAGGAGGATATTCCCTTGCCCGGCCCAACTTCAAGCAGAAAGCATGGCCTTCGACGCAAACCTTGTCGGGTTGCTAATTGACGGCGCACCCGTCCGGGGGGCACACGGGTACAGGGGCTCCGCCGGCGACGCCGGGTTGGTTAGGCGAAATGCTGGCAGCCACGATCACTGCTCCGAGCATGATGGTTCCAATTAACAAGCGAAACGATTTCTTCATAAGTTTGTTTCCTCAAGAACAAAAAGGTAACTTGCACCCTCGCCGGTGCCAGTTACCTGATAGCAACAATATCAACCACAGCCGGTTTTCCCAACCGATTTCTTCGTGAAAACTCCATTCGAAAAGTCAGAAGATCATGGCCTGTCGGAGGCCGAGCTGCGGCAATTTTCGTTGACAAAATTCCGTTTCCGAATGCACCAGCCGGAGGGGTCGAAAGAGCTGGCAAGCCGAGCTATATAGAGCGATATAAACTGATTATAATCATACGTTTATAGCAAATCGCACCAGTAGTTGTTTAGAGTCGTTGCGCCTGGAATCTTGTGAACCTTGCGTAGCCCCGGGCTCAAAAAGCTGAGTCCCCGATCGCTGAACAAATCTCTTCACCAACCCGCGGCGAATCGTATCGAGATGGTAATCTTCGCTCCGCTGCAACTCCAAACGCTCGCTGCCATTTTCGGGTCTTTGCTTTTTGCCGCGAACTCGGGGGTCCGGTATGGATTTGGCAGCCGAAACTCCTCAGTGGTGTTGGCGCCCTTCCTGTTTGATTCTTGCTCCGACTCCAAGGATTTCGCGTGCCCTTCGATAACAACGAGGGCACCCGATTGGGTCAAGAATCCGGAAGGGGGAAATCGCACGACCAAGA containing:
- a CDS encoding protein kinase, which codes for MDSLEHTPNPFEKQDKAQVDERPSSKAALCVRLWEYPGPQEKLRDLDCAADETVAGLIRNVFSEGQGKVSEVRGSTLIAQFENPLRALAAAKTLQVKLLTFHRNPPACQIVAAVMVHSTAQAAPSSAIAIGSPLSEINSAQILVSEKIYETAKNIPGFQFSVKPFSPAAQGAEALYELLWTDESTYSHVRKAGQIESVNPTAANRYQLQSELGRGAMGIVYKAYDNVIGRTVALKTISIQRNFGDGVELVDRLKIEAKAAGGLDHPNIITIYDIGQQDGFVYLSMQFVEGQTLANLLDAGKLPPLATLLSYADQMCSAVGFAHQRGVIHRDLKPANFMLTADGVVKVLDFGIAKFGDTNMTLTGVVVGTPTYMAPEQATGKKLDQRSDVYSLGTVFYELFTREKPFKGEIAAVLYKLIHEEPTPPSVINPSLPNGIDLIIRKALAKNPADRYQSCEEMRDAFREQAALLKSAMEPHVAAEQGTQHAPVQPRPLSSTRMKAVEPPRRRANPFGWLTVIALLLLVATIGWALHVKSRTGSFPSVAGRTITITRVEPKPAVANQSAEATSATDTQAGTTGPQASDPNADSTKAAAETSQAATDTTAGAQHAGGVTVFAQPPASGDAHASSSQGANPEPATAPPTSVQAPSTVSDSPRVPVAKNNVASAKINSEQAASSDDESTTEAPLSAPERHVRPRIVDSQEVEGFTRKDIPDLLRKADAAAGAGDYPLARYEYQIVLRLDHLNAAARNGLARVRAAREERLGR
- a CDS encoding ATP-grasp domain-containing protein, translated to MSAAGPLTVLCIASYEKGHEFLREAKRQGCTVLLLTSESLMKTANWPTESIDEIFYMPDVKKKWNVQHTVLAVSHLARNRRIDRIVPLDDFDLETAASLREHMRIPGMGETTTRYFRDKLAMRARAKFAKLPVPEFVRLLNDGEIHDFTRAVPAPWILKPRSQAGAIGLKKIASENELWKSLEALGDDRSFYLLERFVPGQVYHVDTITFHGELLFCIVSQYGAPPMEVTHQGGVFTTRTLPPADRKSKELCELNWRVLQAFGLVWGVSHSEFIVARDGVTYFLETSARVGGANIAELIEAATGVNLWREWAKIEVAGEDESYVPPQPKREAAGLLISLAKEEWPSTEEFRDSEIVWRMRKPWHVGMIVRSSEHARVEELLQQYSDRVQKMYTAFQPPPDRPIH
- a CDS encoding DUF1223 domain-containing protein, whose amino-acid sequence is MNRVLAVALCLLWSSIFVELRGTQSGAVTVPENSDAPASGILVELFTSEGCSSCPPADELLRKLDAQRTIANSQIVVLGEHVDYWDRTGWRDRFSSRDYTDRQQEYAVRLGVPEPYTPQMVVDGKQEFVGNNPGSLEAALRTAANAPKTSLSILAADIDGNNLLLKLKTTSLPPDHKRGDLYVAVADNSDETQVHGGENSGRALRHVAVLRSLQKVAKVGPEGLTKDVTLRLPKDVEKNNLRVVAFVQESGNGRVLGSTVRILSRTTATR
- a CDS encoding response regulator transcription factor translates to MSSSGASKPLSKPAPARPGDPTAPSNGTEAVPVEAQPSAASIRVILADTQAIYRVGTKKIFALEDDIRVVAQAENLGQVLAAAAKFPADVLLFEGAISPNAPEAISEVLKRASNLKVIVLSPENDEDTTVEYFRRGVRGLLPRSIAPEMLVKCVRKVAVGETWIDNQSVNWVIEAYRAQAAQLTSPRPKTKLSDKELLIISCVTQGMRNKEIASEIGTTEQVVKNYLRKVYDKLGVSDRLELALYCIHHRLLQGSGRGQIPDESAAIAAANNVAAITE
- a CDS encoding PilZ domain-containing protein: MDFGNFYLWEAGGYNVSQSYAEGEPVDELRSSVRFPLKLPVQVRAEQSGVTGETEDISAGGVLFYMDAAMDIGSSIEFTISMPASVLGTATDVVVKCTGRVVRCSKQGDRTAVAAVIDEYHFDRAQ
- a CDS encoding TldD/PmbA family protein, giving the protein MLSQERIHDIFSRLQKLSSADEVEAIIAGGRSALTRFANNTIHQNVAEEGYVISIRVALDGKTARATTNRLDDENLKRAVQSAEQIARVQERDPDLLPVPSSAEAGNETPVQRHFGATAAIKPEDRAAAVEQIVSVAKQHKQIAAGIYSSSESMEALLNSRGLARIHRQTSSEVSITMLADDSSGWQKANSPNVANLQPKRLAEVAAEKAAHTTRPREVPPGKYTVILEPAAVLDLLGFMFFDFGGTALLEQRSFLNNRVGYRLFGDNITIHDDVYHPLQSGATFDGEGVARRRVTLVDKGVIRGLVFCRATARKMQDSDLASQIGKIAPTGHGFPLPNEIGDAPMNIVVEGGNGAAKSVGEMVTSTQRGILVTRLWYIREVDPYEKILTGMTRDGTFLIEKGKLQGGVRNFRFNQSLIDMLQNVEMLSGSVRASGEESFDMVVPAMKVNSFNFTELTKF